The genomic region AACAATTCTCTATCCATATTTGGTGGTCTAAGTGACTCTAATTGTTCAATTATAAATTCCGggttaattattttgtCTCCATACAATTCTGTTGAATTTGCAATACTTTCAAGTCTTTCTTCTATAAGTTCTAGTAGGTTTTTCGGCTCGTAGTCGAAATCTTCTGAATCGTGTGATACAAACTTCAGTACTATTTTATGTGACTTATCTATTGATCCATCGCTAGATAGTGTTGATTTATATGCATTTACTGGTATTTGTACTCTTTTCTTTTTCCTTCCATTTACATATTCGTCGCACGATTTCAACGTTAGGATATTTGGCGTCTGTTGTTTTGTTTTTTCTAATACATCTGATTTTTCTACAGATTCTTGTCTTTTAGTTATacttttataattatctttatattCCGATCTGGGCGAGTGTTCATTCAAAGTATACGTTTCAACTTGAAATGAATCCAGTTGTGGCTTATTAAACGATTCAGCGTCTCCAAAGGATACTTCCCTAGACTCTTTCGTGATTTTTTCAAAGTCTAGGAAGTCAAAATTTGAGTTCAAATCCGATAATGTGTTTCTGTTTGAGCTTGCAAATGCTGTGTCTGACCTCGAAtcaaatgtatataatggGTCGATATCATCTGCTTTTGTTAGACTCTCTGAGTTATTTAAATCCAGTCTATTTGGAAGGTAACCcttataatttgtatatgaACTTGTGGATAGGTTCTTATCTTGATAATCAAAATGGTTGTTTATCAGATATTTTCCCGGCTCCACCAGTCTCTGTAACGCTTCCAGCTTTGGTGTGTACAGTTTACTGTATAATGTTCTCTTCGATAGAGCCAACAGCTCATGCTTACGTTTCAATCTATGTATAtctttgaaattattatcaaatgtTTCAGTTTTAAGTGATGAAAAGCCGCATGGTTTTTGTTCTGATGTATCTAGTCTGATTGGCGAATCTATCGTGTCGCATGTTGTGATTTTATTCAAAACTGGGTTTCTTAATTCTTCAGATGCTATTGATTCCACTGATAGTTCTGGGAAGCTGATGTTATCTACGGATTCTTCATCTTTCAAAATGTGCAAGTCGTTGTTGTTGGAATCATCAGATTTTGAATCTCCTCTTTCCTCCCTGAAAGTCGGTCCATAATACAGGGGTGGTCcatttttcattatattttgggtttttgaaaattaatggTTAGAGATAGTGGGAAAGCAGCAGATGAGAGTGGAAGCAGAATAAGAGATAATGACATGGAGGTGTGtactataaaattaaaaaatagcataaaaaaacaatttataaattctggtcttaataataataaaatgtggaaaaatattatctaTTATTTAGGAATCAAACAAAACCCCCAATAGTTAATACCTAACAAATTAATCATTGTAGAAAAAATATGAGGTTCAAAaaatattgatataataaatttatgttttGGGAATATCATTCTCTAAAGTTTTTTGATATTTCTTTAACCACGAAATTGTATCGATCGAATTTAAGGCAATAGGCAAACATGTATTCTTGGAGTACCTTAGAAGTGGGCTTTTTGTTATCATCATCttcataaaattttactGTATTTGATTCTCCTGTCGGCCACATGAATCTAACAAATGaattatcataataatatttttcctCAGGTTTTTGGTAAACTAAATTATCGTATTTTGACTTATCACTAGGACTTTGTGAATATAGCCTACTTAATCCCAAGATGTGGgtaaaattatagaatttcttttcatcttcatcttctgAGTTTTCTCTCGACCATTTAATGTCTTCCTTAACACATTCTTGGAGTTTTCCCAGTAATTGTGATGGAACGTTTCCCATTctttcatttattaataaaccAACTTGATTCTTTTCGTCTAATAGAACATCCCTGAGACTTTTGAGATCGTTTTTGTCACATTGAGATTCAGCTTTCTTTAAAACTGCTTCTACCAAACTATCTAACCCTTCatattgttttatattcaaaAGTGATAAAACTGCCATCACGTAACTGTCTTCCTCGTCTTCAACCTTTATTAAAGTGCCGATATTTGGTTGGTTGGATACTAGTTCCGATAAATAGAGGTATAAATCCTTATTTACGGATTTCGGTAAATTCCAATCAAgtgattttattttacccTGTATCAATGTAAAAATTCCATCTAAATCATCTGAGCAAGGATCATTGAAAAGAAACTCAGCTTCAACGTCTCCGTATGAGGAATCctaaaatttagaaattatcATATGTTcatattaatgaatatagaatagataaatttatagataAATCACTAACATCATCATCAGATGATTCGGTTTTTCTTCTCTTAACCTTAGCGTCAACATCAGAATCCGAATCTGACATATCTATTTTACatacaaaataataataataacaaacAGTTTTgaaagtaaaaaattaaaataaattttatttatgtgttgatatataaattaaagtgattaaaattgtaaattaatacacCATAAAGTCAATACACATTAGAATTCGATGAGATTTTAAgtatttgaatttataattcttgtaaaatattttaaatttaaaaaatatttatataaattcattttaagtttatgaatatataaatctTGTACATTATAGAATCCTACCAAATTTGTATGAAATTGTCTGTTTATGGGATTGTTTTGCTATCCTTCTTAACTTCGTACagttatataactaataatcTTAGTCGAATGCTTCAGTTCTTTCCTTATTCTTGCCCATTCTCTCATAGAAGAGCCGGTATTTCTACTTACACACTAagttattaattaaatttaacattagtttaatattaacataGATTTGAGTCACAAACCCTTTGAAAAATCTGGAAGATTGTATTCTTATAATTTTGAAGATTATGATAACACAAAAGACCACAAAGAATTGTTACTAAAGTCATTGAGAAATAAAGTGTTTGAAATTTCTGAACCAAACTCTAAATTAGAAgagaaatatataaaagcAAGTGGCCCAGGAGGGcaaaaaatcaataaatcAGCAATTTGTGTACaactaaattattcaaacCCCTCAGGaagtattaaaatcaatatcaAGTGTAAAAAACATAGaacattaattttgaaCCGAATAGAAGCTACAGAAATACTAATCGCTAAAATTAACgaaataaaagaaaaggAGATTATGGAAATAAAGAGAGAAAATTTCAAGGAAGCGATGAGAAATAGAAAGTTGTCGGAGAAATCAAAGTATCTGAGAATGGTTTATAAAAAGAATAGATCTTTGATAAAGAAAATGAGATCGACAACTAAAATACACGAAAGTGAATATTGAATGTATAGATTTTATATGATGAATAGAGTCTTGTTGACgttaatatttgtttattttaacataaattttaaaagttggtgttttttaaattattacagCTCATCAAGGGACTATGAACATATTCATAATGTAAATGATAAACACTATGATTCAAAATTTGTTAGTGTTAACGCTCTAGATAAGTCAAAACATAAAGTTCCAAGTAATAAATCAGGAAAATACGTTAAATCGAAAAAAACAGGAACAAATAAAGAAGATTTGGACTCATTGTTTGCTAAGGATAACGACGAACGAAAGCTAATCAAGGAAATAAACGCATCAAGAAGATATTTTAGTGAGAAAAATAACCCTTTGATGAGGAAAATAGAACATAGTAATCAGATAATTTCAagtaaaaaaatcaaaaagTTGGCAGAAAGAGCAGGAACCCTTAATGTAAAAAGCTTGAAAGAGAAAACAAAATTGTTAGAAAAACCggataaaattgaaaagaAAAGTAAAGTACGTGATTCCAATAATAGAAGtgatttgaataaaattactagTAAACCTCACTCTGAAGTAAGTAAAAGTGATTTGGCAAAAGATGAAGTAGAGAAAAAAGTTTATAAGAGGACAAAAATATCTGAAAAGGAGTTGAATTTCTTGCCACTAAAGGCACCAGGAATAAGAGCACTAGAGCCTGATTCAATGAAGAATGTCCAAGTTGAAGAAATTGAGTCGCTAATCAAGTTGGGGTACGATGGTATAATTGACATGAACTCACTTTTCAAAAGTAAAACTGATGGTGGTGGAACTTCAGATTCTGAATTCATTAAAGTTCCGTTCAAGTCGCTGGGAATATACGATGAGAAGTTAATTGAGGCATTAAAGCTGTTGGGAATTGATAGACCAACATACGCTCAGAAAAAGTTCATACCTAAGTTAACTGAGATTTTAAATACCAAATTAACAGAAAAGTCTAGAAATTTGATAACAAGTGTTGTCCATGCCTCTACAGGCTCTGGAAAAACATTAATGTATATGTTACCAATATTTCAATCTTGTTTGAATCAGTCCTTACCACTGTTTGGAGGATGGTCAACCTACAACCAAAAGGCGATATTGGGTTATGTTGAGGAACTTATAAACCAAGATATTCTGGTAATATGCCCTTCACTTGAACTCTGCGTTCAGTCTAGTAAAGTAGCAAAAACTATATATGAACAGTACAAAGCTGTAAAAAGTGAAGGTAGGACTGGAGATTTTTACTCAGATTTCTCAAAAATTCTAGCAATACCTTCTAAAGACAAAGAAAGTGATGAGATTGGTACACTCCAAGTTGAAACTGAAATAAAGCCTACACTATTAATAGGAAACGCAAACATTCTGTATCagaaaaaaaatataaagaagATAATGTCTGAAAAGGCAGAAGAATATGAAGAAGCAAAAACCACAATACAGGAAATGACAGCGTCAATGCTTCTTACCAAAGAGATCGATCCCACTCCAAACACTATAAAAAGAACAGTGGCAATGTATTTTGCAACTCCAGGCCGTCTGTACTCAATTCTATTCGACCACAAGTTATTGAATCTGAAGAATTTTAGATACGTGGTTCTTGATGAATATGATAGCTACCTGGAAATGGTAGGTGATTCTGgtaaaaaaatcaaaaatgCTAGAACAAAGGACcttataaataaaatgttcAAAAATATGAGTAATAGGTATGAAAGAGAGATGGAAGAAGACCTAGGCAGAGAATTAAAGGAGAATCTACTAAATTTGAGAAGAAAGTATGTCATGTGTGTTTCAGCATCAGATAATTTGATGTCAATGCCAGGGATTCTAAGGAAGTTTTTTCTAGAAGAAGgagaaaaaaatgaaaaggAAAATGAGAATTCTAAAGAATCGTGTGATTCTGAAAACAATGAAGTTAAAAAACACACAAAATCAAAAACCTCGTATCAATTTCCGAAAAATATCCTACACACCATGGCAATATATTCAGTGCCGGACGctaaattatcattattgAGGAAAATCCTAAAATCAGTCCCATACAATAAGTCAGTTTTGATATTTTGTGATTCAAATGTTAGTTTTAGATGGGGagttgaaaataaaatcataGAAAACtacttaaattaatatattatctaaATCTTCCAAATAAATTCACATTTAGGGAACTGCAAGCTTTTTGTTAAAGTACTTGAGTGGAATTTTTGGAGATTCATCAATACAGATTTTGAACAGCGTACAAAACAGGATAATCAGAAGGAAAGCGTTCagtaatataatacaaacTAATATAGATAACACAAATTtgtacaatattaataagaAAACGACAAAACTGGTAAAAGATATTTTGATATCTACCAGACTGAACTCAAGAGGCATCGACTTCAGCGGTTACACCCACGTAATTAACTATGATCTACCACACGGTAAGCGatctttattaaatatggACGCTCAGACCCAGATTCATATATACACAAAAGCGGAAGAATAGGAAGAGCAGGAAATCCAGGAATCTGTATAAGCTTGGTGGAGTCAAAAAATTTACCAGCTTTCAAGAGAGCAATAGTAGATCGGTTACCAATAAAGTTCCACAATATAGATTCAAATAATGGGCTCCTGGTCACAAAAGCATAGATAAAGAAATGGATATACTTCCAACTAATGTTTCATCATTTAGAAAAGCAGCATATTGGAACCAGTTTTATAGTAACCCAAAGCTAGAAAACTTTGAATGGTAACCAGTTTGTTTATCAAGAATTTTTAGGTATACAGacattaaaaaaatacTCCCAACTTTCcataaatgtatattagaAAGAGATGTTAGTTCTAAAAATGAACGAAAACAAAATTTCAAGGATTCTATAGTTGTCAACGTAGGCTGTGGGAATTCTAAAGTTTCGGAAGTACTCATAGAAGATGGGTTCAAGATTGTGTATAACCTGGATTTCTCACAACAAGTATTGGATGAGATGAAGGCGAAGAGTAAAGGTAAGGAGTTTTATTTGAACGTGGATGTTTCCAAAAAGGAATACGTGGATTTCGGAGTTATGCTGAATAAAAAGTACCCAAACGTACCCAAAATCATAGTGGATAAGGCTTTTATGGATGCATTCATATCAATAGATGATGGAGAGTCGAAAGAGCTGATAAAATCGAGATCGAAAGTTTATTTGGAAAGTACACTGAATATGATGAAGTCCGACgatattttcataataatCTCAGTATCGCAGGACCATGTTGTAAGTGAGCTGATAAGAAACATGCTGATGAAGAACCTGTTCATAGATATTTACCCACTGTTTGGTGAATCTGACAGAAAGGCACATATGATCCAGTTCATATATGCAATATACAAGTTTGATAAAGGAAGTCAGATTGAAAGGAAACAGTGCAAGATTGTAGATATGCCAAATATGCCGTGTGAATACTTCGAATTAGGACAGCTATTAAGTAAGAAAAGTTAGAAAAATACTTTTGATTTTAGAAAAGGTAAAAATGGCGAAAACTACACTTTACCTGGGACCGACCATTAAGAAACACACTCCAGGAAGACGACTTACATTTGATATCTTCCCAAGTAACCAAAGCGAAACCTGCTTCACGGTTGTGGTTTACGACTCTACTATAAAGAATAAACTCAATAACGCATGTATTATAGTTCCAACGgtattattaaatagtaATTAGGATTTTATGGGTTGTTTTAGGGTCATGAGCACTTGTGGTTGTATTCGTCAGTGGACGGGAACCAGGAGGTTAGTTTTACctaaatttagtaaattttaGCTTTCAAAAAGCGCTAACGCGAGTAGGATCCTGCTAATCTGGCTCAAGTACGTAAAGAACATATCAAACTTGCTAAAAACTAGCCCGCTGGACGCATACAGTGACGACCAGGTCATGGAATACATTAAGGGTAATCTAAGTGAGGCTCTAGATAACTTCTCATTGGAGTCGTCAAAGGGTGTTACAATAATGAAGGTGGGTGAGTCGTGTAAAATCAGAAGATGGGTCTGTGAAGTCCAATCTAAATATTGTGGGAAAATTATAGTTCGTGATCTTTATAATGAAGACGATAAGAAGAATGGGAGGCAGCTATACTCTAGACAGATGATCTTCTCTTCAAACCCACAAGTTATACAGTCTGAAATCACATATTACGAAGAAGATTCGAAACAAATATTCCTTTTCAACCACTTTAACAACGAATATCACATCGCGATATCACTTTCAATGGCATTTCTCAAGTCTAGGGAGACTGTTTTAATTCTGGGTGGAGGTGAGttattatgaatttatCTAAAACGGTTATAGGCACGGGTGTTCTGACTAAAATTCTGTGTGATTTGGTGGATAATAATCTAGAAGTTGTGGAACTAGACGAGGCGGTTCTAGAAGTCGGGGAGAAACACTTTGGATACACGCCTGAAAATGTTATGGATTTTAAAGATTCACTCGATTCTGAATTTTTGAGGAATAATTCGAGAGTTCTACACATTAAAGGAGATGCATTGGACTTTGTGCTCAAGACTCCAAGAAGATATTCCGCTGTGATTTTGGATATAAACAACACAGAAGATTCAGGAgaggaaaataatttaaaatccGGGACACTGATGTCGCCTAACCCATTGTTCCTAGAAGATGAAGTATTGGATCGAATGAGTGAGATTTTGCGTGAAAATCAGGGAATTTTTGTGTTAAATATGCTAACAAGGTGTAAGGAAACAAGAAAGGCAATATTGGAAAAGTTTCAGAGAGTGTTTAAGTTCATAGGAATCATAAAGATGGAAACGGTAAGCCACAAAACCataacaaaatattaattatttaggACATAAATGAGGTTTTGGTCTGCTCATCGAATACACCGACAGATGGTGTGGAAGAAATATATCAATTTGTAAGATTTATTTGAGATTATGAAATGTAGGCAATGGAGCTGAAGTGCAGGAATTACCAAATTAAGGATCTCGACGCGTGGGTGAACAGATTCTCAATATACTCCGAATAATTTTCGGAAGACACATTTAAAGaattctttaatttaataaatatttacaagttttaaaatattatgtgGTGTATGGTTACTCAACActtgaaataatttaacaatgtAATGGCTGCTAGCAGATTTGGCgtaattttcaaatcaaTACCTGTTCTAAGCCCGAAAAATGTCAATTTCTCGGTCTTCAGGTACACCCCAAACAGTAAGGAGAAGCCGAGGATTCAAACCTACACCGTCGACACGAACGACTGTGGGCCGATGATTCTCGACGCTctaataaagataaaaaacGAAATGGTActgaaataattttttatggTAAATTTTACAGGATAGTACGCTCACATTCCGAAGGAGCTGCCGAGAAGGCATTTGCGGGAGCTGTGCAATGAATATAAACGGAGAAAACGGCTTAGCTTGCCTCATGGATATAGAGAAACATGCATCGAAGGGTACTGTGGAAATCCAGCCGCTCCCGGGAATGTACGTTTTGAAGGATCTCGTTCCCGACCTGACCAACTTCTATGAACAGTACAGGAGTGTGGAGCCCTGGCTGAAGAGGAAAACTCCAAAGGTACCGTGAGAGGAATTTAAGTTGTTTAGGAGGGAGATAAGGAGTATTACCAGTCGAAAGAGGATAGACAAAAGCTTGATGGTCTATACgaggtaattttataaatatataaattaataaataactaattataaaatattttagtgTATTCTCTGCGCTTGCTGCTCAACATCATGCCCATCCTACTGGTGGAATCCAGAACACTACTTGGGACCAGCTGCCCTAATGCAGGTTTGCTTTTTTGGTTTTAGATTCCTTAGGCTTAC from Theileria annulata chromosome 1, complete sequence, *** SEQUENCING IN PROGRESS *** harbors:
- a CDS encoding Dead/deah box RNA helicase, putative (Signal peptide predicted for TA19440 by SignalP 2.0 HMM (Signal peptide probability 0.882, signal anchor probability 0.027) with cleavage site probability 0.650 between residues 18 and 19), whose protein sequence is MKLSVYGIVLLSFLTSYSYITNNLSRMLQFFPYSCPFSHRRADLSHKPFEKSGRLYSYNFEDYDNTKDHKELLLKSLRNKVFEISEPNSKLEEKYIKASGPGGQKINKSAICVQLNYSNPSGSIKINIKCKKHRTLILNRIEATEILIAKINEIKEKEIMEIKRENFKEAMRNRKLSEKSKFYMMNRVLLTLIFVYFNINFKSWCFLNYYSSSRDYEHIHNVNDKHYDSKFVSVNALDKSKHKVPSNKSGKYVKSKKTGTNKEDLDSLFAKDNDERKLIKEINASRRYFSEKNNPLMRKIEHSNQIISSKKIKKLAERAGTLNVKSLKEKTKLLEKPDKIEKKSKVRDSNNRSDLNKITSKPHSEVSKSDLAKDEVEKKVYKRTKISEKELNFLPLKAPGIRALEPDSMKNVQVEEIESLIKLGYDGIIDMNSLFKSKTDGGGTSDSEFIKVPFKSLGIYDEKLIEALKLLGIDRPTYAQKKFIPKLTEILNTKLTEKSRNLITSVVHASTGSGKTLMYMLPIFQSCLNQSLPLFGGWSTYNQKAILGYVEELINQDILVICPSLELCVQSSKVAKTIYEQYKAVKSEGRTGDFYSDFSKILAIPSKDKESDEIGTLQVETEIKPTLLIGNANILYQKKNIKKIMSEKAEEYEEAKTTIQEMTASMLLTKEIDPTPNTIKRTVAMYFATPGRLYSILFDHKLLNLKNFRYVVLDEYDSYLEMVGDSGKKIKNARTKDLINKMFKNMSNRYEREMEEDLGRELKENLLNLRRKYVMCVSASDNLMSMPGILRKFFLEEGEKNEKENENSKESCDSENNEVKKHTKSKTSYQFPKNILHTMAIYSVPDAKLSLLRKILKSVPYNKSVLIFCDSNVSFRWGGTASFLLKYLSGIFGDSSIQILNSVQNRIIRRKAFSNIIQTNIDNTNLYNINKKTTKLVKDILISTRLNSRGIDFSGYTHVINYDLPHGKRSLLNMDAQTQIHIYTKAEE
- a CDS encoding succinate dehydrogenase [ubiquinone] iron-sulfur protein, putative — translated: MAASRFGVIFKSIPVLSPKNVNFSVFRYTPNSKEKPRIQTYTVDTNDCGPMILDALIKIKNEMDSTLTFRRSCREGICGSCAMNINGENGLACLMDIEKHASKGTVEIQPLPGMYVLKDLVPDLTNFYEQYRSVEPWLKRKTPKEGDKEYYQSKEDRQKLDGLYECILCACCSTSCPSYWWNPEHYLGPAALMQAYRWIADSRDEYTTERLVEVNDTMKLYRCHGILNCTKVCPKGLDPAGSISKLKKLVEENVSDQWEDIALDEYKERNSKAVQNL